The Lycium ferocissimum isolate CSIRO_LF1 chromosome 1, AGI_CSIRO_Lferr_CH_V1, whole genome shotgun sequence genome includes a region encoding these proteins:
- the LOC132049046 gene encoding uncharacterized protein LOC132049046, with translation MEKNQITTKNTESQRVCEKIFRVVNISPAFRRISTVHPQTQNPISATNSATKPIVASTDHHRNDPAKATKFKLVAQSGSTIPLELNGQKYQNMSSTASNMVRVEYNHIAGESATPKFKAETLKPVNKLHQQNQDPYKGAKVEPHVNKSPVKNMFTTVHYQINEGPKDDNEIFSNYIDRVKKKMRNTFDDD, from the exons ATGGAAAAGAACCAAATCACCACCAAAAACACAGAGTCCCAACGTGTATGTGAAAAGATTTTCAGAGTAGTGAATATAAGTCCAGCTTTTCGACGAATTTCTACAGTTCATCCACAGACACAAAATCCCATTTCTGCTACTAATTCAGCTACCAAGCCAATAGTAGCAAGCACAGATCATCACAGAAATGACCCTGCTAAAGCCACCAAATTCAAGCTAGTTGCTCAAAGTGGATCCACCATTCCTCTTGAGTTAAATGGCCAGAAATATCAGAACATGTCTAGTACTGCCTCTAACATG GTACGTGTAGAATATAATCACATTGCAGGAGAAAGTGCCACACCCAAGTTTAAAGCTGAAACTCTGAAACCTGTGAACAAGCTCCATCAGCAGAATCAAGATCCTTATAAAGGCGCGAAAGTTGAACCTCATGTGAACAAGTCCCCTGTAAAGAACATGTTCACTACAGTTCATTATCAGATAAATGAAGGACCtaaagatgataatgaaatattTTCTAATTATATCGATCGCGTGAaaaaaaagatgagaaataCGTTTGATGATGATTGA